ACAGTGTTTGGACCTTTCTGCTTCATCAAATGTTAGTGCAAATCGATAATGCTTTTATGGTAATGTGCCGTCCCATGTGATAACGGCTAGGAATGCCCGCATTCAGAACATATGATTATTGCTGCTTTCCTGATGGTCATAACTGGATTGGGTTTTCTGATGAGAACTGAATCATGTTAAAGAAAATGTGCATGAAAGAAGATGTGTTTTGTGTTATATTAAAAGATACAGATCTTTAAGAATACTTATGCTATTATTGCTCCAGGCTAACGTTAACGCAAGATGGCGAATGCAACAGGCAACTAGTTGATTAAAATTGCAAACGGATCACACGGTGCGTAAGCTTCACAGTTCTTCGATCCGAAATCGATGAGCAGCCAACTGTTGCACTGCCTTTCGATCAAAGAGAATGTTCCCATGAGCCACAGGTGGCATATTCGCTGATTCCCACTAAGGAGGCCAACCTAAATAATTCACTGCAGCATGGGCTACCTGTAGCCTTGACCAACggcaataaaaatgcattccagCACTGGTGTAGCTCTCAGTTGGACAATCAGAACCAAATCTTCAGCTAGCCTCACCTCAAAGTGACGGTTTTAGGAACTCGCTGAGAAATGGAATACATCCGAAAGCTGCACAAGTACAAACCGTTCCATTTTGTGCCTAAGGATCCGGAATCGGGCAGTAAAGTGATCATTGACGTAATTGAGACCTTTCTTCGGCGATTAATTGGAGTCTCCATATTCCAGCGTGAATGGAATTTTTTGAACTTCATGTTCGTGTTTGGTATCACAATGTTAGGAATTTACCTAACGTGCATTTTTTACTCTTGCTATCTCTATCGCCACGATATTACGAATCTCCTATTCTGCGTCTCAACCTTCGGATTCGGTTGTCAGGTAAGAAATAGCCTCTATTTGAAGGAACATAACGAAGCTAACTTATAAACTAACTCAACTCGTAGGCAATGGTGAAGATATTCTTCTTCACCATTATCCGCAAAAGAGTGATTGCGTTGAACGATTCCAGCTCGAAGCACTATATCTTTACAATGCATGAAAGTGGTCGTGTGCAGGGTGTGATTTGCAAAAACCTGAGTCtcatctacatcatcatcaagggaACAATTTACGTGTACTTTTTCTTCGTGCTAGCAGCAGTTTTTCTACCAGGATTCGCGTCATTATTCATAACAGATACACTCCTTCCTTTTGGCTTTATCATACCAATTCTAAACCCAGATAGCTGGACGGGCTATATCTGCAATTATATAGTCCAATCTATTGCTGCTTACTATTACTACGGAATATCGGCGGGATCAGACATTGGTATCATTTATAATCTACTTACTGCCTCCGGACAGCTAGACTGCATGATGATGCTCATAGAAGAGTTGAACGATCAGCTGACTGAAGGAGTTGAATCTACAACCATACGTCAGAAGATAGTGAAGATCATTAAACTGCATCAGTTCCATCGCGATTACCTGACGGAGCTGATGCACTTTCTTTATCTGTACCACGTCGGTGCTATCGGGTTCACCGTTCTAACCGTTATGATCTCGGTAATGGGAATTGTTTTGGTAAGTGGTCTCTCGAATGTtaatgtttgtgtttcatcATGTTGATACACATTATTTTACAGCTGCAATGGTACCTTGGC
This sequence is a window from Anopheles darlingi chromosome 3, idAnoDarlMG_H_01, whole genome shotgun sequence. Protein-coding genes within it:
- the LOC125958113 gene encoding uncharacterized protein LOC125958113, producing MEYIRKLHKYKPFHFVPKDPESGSKVIIDVIETFLRRLIGVSIFQREWNFLNFMFVFGITMLGIYLTCIFYSCYLYRHDITNLLFCVSTFGFGCQAMVKIFFFTIIRKRVIALNDSSSKHYIFTMHESGRVQGVICKNLSLIYIIIKGTIYVYFFFVLAAVFLPGFASLFITDTLLPFGFIIPILNPDSWTGYICNYIVQSIAAYYYYGISAGSDIGIIYNLLTASGQLDCMMMLIEELNDQLTEGVESTTIRQKIVKIIKLHQFHRDYLTELMHFLYLYHVGAIGFTVLTVMISVMGITDTLIETVGAIKWDKLSCSGMKHMNLVLALSQKPKLLMVVTTPLNISTYVQVHKMIYSMIMMLQNTK